DNA from Bradyrhizobium diazoefficiens USDA 110:
CATCCTCAAGTAGCACGTCCATGTCAAAGCTCCGAGTGTGCTCACACGTGCCTCGTTGATGCGCATTGGCGCATGCGGCGCGCGGAGCGCCATTCCTGGAGGATTGAGCGATTCGCATATTCCCGTTGCAGACACCACACCGGAGGACCCCAGCAAGTGGGTGCTCATTATTGCGCGGGATCACAGGACGGCGCCGCGGCTTGCCCGTCGGTCCGAACATATGGATGGCGCGGCCGCTGCGAACCTTCTGCGCCCTGTCCCAAAGCACTTGCGGAACAATCCGCAACTCGGGCTTCTTGACAATGATGTGCCGGTCGTCCGGATTGCGGCGTTTCTGTTTCTTCTGCGTTTCCGGGTTCAGAATTGTTGATCGAACGTTCCAATGTATTTCGCCGATATACAGCTCGTTGCCGATAATGCCGCGACCGTGGCGACCGCCAGTTATGCACTGATGATTCCAGGTCGTGCGACCAGCCTTGTTCTTGTGACGGGTGGCGCCAGGCGAGGGCAAGCCTTGGCGCGTGAGATCGGCCGCAATATCTCGGGTTGAACGCCCCGATACATATTCGGTGAAGATGCGGACCACGATCTTCGCTTCGTTCTCATCGATCACGCGCTCACCGGGCGCGCCCGGCCTTGGCCGGTAACCGTAAGCGTATGAGCCAGGAATTCTTCCACTAGCGACAGCATTATCATGGCCACGCCGAACCTTGTCGGCGAGCTGCGGCTTATAAATCGTGTTGTAGAGACTTGCGATGCTGATGTCGGTGGCAGTCGCGTAAACGCCTTTCTGATCCATCAGCTCAACGCCATTGAACTCGAAAACTTGCTTGAGACGCTGGATGGTTGCGGGATCGCGCGACAGGCGATCGAAATGCTCAACGATCACAACATCAAAATCATGGTTTCGCACGCCATTGAGCAATTGCTGATAGCCGTCCCTCGCATTTTCGGTTAGGCCAGACTTCGCGGCATCAACAAATGCACCGATGACATCTAGGTCGTTGCGTGCCGCGATCTTCCGGCAGAGCAATAGCTGACCGTCAATCGAGGTCGCCTTTTGCATGTCGCTCGAATAGCGGGCGTATAACACGGCCCTCTTTTTTATTGGCCTCGTCATCATGCCCTTCCTCCTTTTGGCTGCTCCAAACCGTCGTTTTCGTCTCGTGCAATCTGCCGTCCGATGGCGCGCGCCAGCTCAAGCCAAACTTCCTCATTGTCAGGATTATCCCAACCCTGAGGGTGGGAAGGATCAAGCGGTCGGATGATCGCCTTCTGCCTCCGAGGCGATCGGATTCGAGTACGCATATGGACCGACCGGCAAACGTTAACGTAAATTGTCGCCCAGCGCGATAGCTGGGCTGTGATCACTTGCGGCGCCTGCTTCTGTTATTCGGAGCGTCGATCGCGCCGGCAGACACCCCCCGCTGATTTCACAATTTTCGTCGGCGTGGTGTTCAGGTTCAGATCGTCCTTCAACCACATCTTTCGTCAGCCTTGGCCGTGCGCCGACAGAAATCACAGAAGGTCCACACTTGACGTTTGCCTCTGGAGTGCTCACGGAAGTCTCGATCTGAGTAATTGTGGGTCCAATCATGTTGACCGCTGCAGCGGTTAATGAAAATGAGAGTTTTCTGGTGTCGCGGTGCTCCACATCGGGCGTTAGCGCATTCCTGCGATACCGGTCGTAGGCGAGAGAATTCTTGCCAAACAAGGCGGAGTAAAAAAACTTGCGCCTGACGGCGACGAAAGTCCGATGCCCGTGTCCATATTTAGCGGTGCAGTTATCCGCTCCGTCTGATGCCAGCGGTTGCCGCAGACGAGACGGCTTCATTGATCAGTGAAATCCGGCGGTCGGCCGACAAATCGTGGCGCACGACGCTAGATGCGGTTGTCCTGATCTGAGTATACGCACGGAGGAATTGCTGAGACGCCGCCTGTTTTAGCCACTACCTTCGACGCTTGGGGAGATATGGAAGACCACAAGGGAGGCCTTCTTCGGCCGGTGCCGCAAAATGCGGTGGAGTCTGAAAAGACAATCTTTTTGCAGGAGCCCATCCAATCGCGAAAATTTTCCACGAACCGGCCTCGCAAGCGCTGATCTTCACCGTGGAAACGCGTCTGATGGGCGATGCGGCGGCTTGTTGCTCCCGGTGGATTGCGTTGCTTCAATCCTTGTCGTCTCCGAGGAAGCGCAGGTCAGCAGATAATCGTTCGCCGCCTTCTGATCGTCGCCCGAACCAAGGAGCCGATTGGCCGCCGGCAGGGCACTCACAGCGGTGAGCGAGTAAGCAGTACCTGCTCTCCATTGTCCCCCACGTCCTCTATACAAGCCTTATTGCCGGCCTGGTCGGCGTGTTCTACTGGGGTCTCCCCGGACTCTGACACCATTGATTGGTGTGCTGTTCCCGGAAGTGGTGCGAGTGACTGTCTTCGTCGCCTCCGCCATCACGGGCGTCCTGACGCTGCGAGTTGAACCGACTAACGGGTAGTGTCTCAGTTTGAAATTTAGCGAGACTTTGTCGGGGGGCGCGGATGAAAAAGAGGAACTTTCTCAGTGACCGTCAATCTCGCGCATGAGCAGGTAGCGCCGTAGCACTGCCGCCGCCTCCTGCTCTGAGACTCCGCTCGTTTGCTTGCTGGGCTGGCCGTCGATGATCGGCGAGTAGGCTGCCGCCTGCCTGACCGCGTGAAGGTAGAGCTGGCTCCGGAAATCTGGACAGGGCGGTAAGTGGAGTTTCTGCCTGACGGCGGGCAAGATTGTCCCGCGAATCAGGAGAGACGATGAGCAGACGAGCCCGCCGGCAACACGCACCGGCATTCAAGGCCAAGGTGGCGTTAGCGGCGATCAAGGGCGAGATGACGCTGGCCCAGCTGGCTGAGCATTTCGACGTGCACCCGAACCAGATCACGCAGTGGAAGTCCCAGCTTCAGGAGGCGGCGGCCGAGGTGTTTGGTCCTGGCGGTGGCAACAGAGCGAGCGAGTCCGCGGTAGACGTGAAAACGCTGCACGCCAAGATCGGGGAGCTGACGCTTGAGAACGATTTTTTAGAAGGCGCGCTCAGCAAAGCCGGCCTGCTGAGCGCAAAGCGATGATCGACCGTGAGCACGACCTGCCGATCACCAAACAGGCGGAAGTTTTGAAGATCAGCCGTGGCAGTATCTATTATCTACCACGTCCGGTGTCGCCCGCCGACCTCGCGATCATGCAGCGGCTTGACCGGCTGCACCTGGAGTTTCCTTTCGCCGGTTCGCGAATGTTGCGAGACCTGCTGGCTGCCGAGGGGTGCAAGATCGGCCGCCGGCATGTCAAAACGCTGATGCGGCGGATGGGGATAGAGGCGCTCTATCGCCGGCCGCGTACCACCAAGCCCGAACCCGGGCACAAGATCTATCCGTATCTGCTGCGCGGGATGGAGATCACAGGCCCGAACCAGGTCTGGGCGATGGACATCACCTACATCCCGATGGCGCGCGGCTTCGTCTATCTCGCGGTGGTGCTGGACTGGTTCAGCCGCCGGGTGCTGTCGTGGCGCGTCTCGATCACTATGGAAGCCGCATTCTGCGTCGAGACGCTGGAGGACGCTCTCGCTCGCCATGGCAAGCCGGACATCTTCAATACCGACCAAGGCTCGCAGTTCACGGGCGCCGCGTTCACCGGCATGCTCGCCAGTCATGGCATCGCCATCAGCATGGACGGTCGGGGCGCCTGGCGCGACAACGTGTTCGTCGAGCGTCTGTGGCGCAGCATCAAATACGAAGAGGTCTATCTGCGCGCCTACGACACCGTGTCCGACGCCCGCGCCTCGATCGGCCGATACCTCGCCTTTTACAATGGCCGGCGTCCCCACTCGAGCCTTGACGGCGGCACCCCCGATCAAGCTTACTTCAGCCCGCTGCCGTTCCGCGCGGCAGCCTAACTCTGGCAGAAACTCCACTTATCGACGCGGAATTGCTGTTCAGATAACCGGGGCCAGCTCTGGTGCCGCATCTCGTCATCGGTCATGCGCCGGTTGAAGTAGAAGCAAAGCGTCTTCTCGCTTTCGGCATCGCGGCCAGCGGCGGGGCAGCGCAGCGGCTCCTGTTTCGCGCCGCTGACAAGCCGCAGCGCGGGCCCGGGGTGCGGTGTTCCGGTCTTGGGGGTGTCGGACACGGGACGATCTCTCTCAACGTGTGGGTGAGGCTACGGGCGGAGTTTTGGGCAGGCGGCAGGCGCGCTTCTCCGCATCCACGGCGATCGCCGAGAGCGTTTCGTTCTGATCAATGAGAAGAGAGATCGCCTTCGTCGCCCAGTCCTCGTAGGTCAGGGTGCCGGTTTCCCACAAGAAGACAAGCGCGCGGGCGACCGCGTTATGGCGGGATAGTTCCTGCAGCTTGCAGAAAAGCTCGGCGTTCATTTGTACGGGCATGATCTTCTCTTCGTCAGTGTCGGGGTTTTCAGTCGACACTAGTCCAAGCAATGCCGGCTCGAGTCTGTCGGCGCGATCTTTCGTGATCTCACGTTCGGCACGCGACACGCGCTCACCGAGTTCGCCGAGGGCTTTTCGCTGCCTAGCGAGCTGCTTCTGCAGATACGCCATGCTGATCTATGCTCGCTCTGCTTTGTCATCGCGGGCGATCCTGCGTCAGTCGTCGGTGTGTGAGCCGAGTATGCGGAGCCGGAGCATCTCCTTCGTTTCTGCCATCGTTTCGGGGCATTTAACACCACAACCGGTTCCATAATCGGCGCCGATGGGCCACCTTTTGCCGTCTTTCTGCATGATCGGCGGAGGGTTAATAAACCCGGGTGGCGCTCACCCTCATCTGGCGGTCCTTGCAGTTTTTCCAGTTGCGCCGGGTCCCAACGAAATCCCTTCAGGCGATAGGGCGGCGCGCGCGGGATTTCGGAGGCACAATGGTGGACCCAGTAGCTGCAACTCTCTGGTGCTTTTCGTGGTCTGTTTCAAAAACCGCTTGCATCTCGCGGGGCGTCCACAGATGGGTTCACGGCCTTCTGTAATGGGCCCGATGATGTCAAGCCTCCCGAGTGAACGTCTCGTCGCCGAGCTCATGCTTCTGTCCGTGGTCAACGCCTGGCCGCCACATCATGCTGTCAGAGGGAGCGGTGAGCCTATCTAGATGCGCGGGGTTCGTCAGATGACGACCACTGGCCGTGTAACGGCTTCACCGGATCCACCGTCCCGGCGACGGGACTTCGGGCACCGAGCTTCAGTTCAGCTCGGTTGCGTTCTTGATCTCCTAGACGTTTTCTATGCTGCGATCGGGCCGGCGTCAGTCCATCGGTAAGTTGTGCCGTCGATCCAGATCCGATGCAGGATCACTGCGAGCTTGCGTGCCAGGGCGACCTTTGCGCGCTTTGAGCCTCGCCGCTTGGCGACGTCCATCCCCCAGCGCTTGAGTTTTGAGAACCGCGTGATGCGCGACAGCAGAACATTGGCGGCTTCATACAACACCGTGCGCACCGTCTCGTCGCCGGCCAACGTGATCCCGCCTGTGACGTCCTTTTCTCCCGATTGATATTTCTTTGGCGTAAGCCCGAACAGCGCGCCTGCCGCCTTCGATTTTACGATGCGATGAGGGGCATCAATCGCCGATTTGTAGGTAACAGCCACCAGGGGGCCAACGCCCGGTACTGTCATCAGCCGGCGACAGACTGCATCGTCACGCACAATTGCCAGTACAGCCTTGTGCAGCCTTCCGTACTCTGCCTTCAAGGCCGATCGTGCCGAAAGCATCGCACTGGCAATACGCTCCAATGTCGCTTGCCCCGCAACCAACTCTCGGATCCGCGCTTCGAAACTCCTCCGCGTCACCGGGCCAACCTTCAGCCCGAAGCCGCGCAAAATCCCTCGGATACTTAATTCCACATCGATAAGTCGCCCGAGAAGCTGTTTGCGTGCGATCAGGAGTGCCCGGATCTCCTGGGCGCCGACCGACTTCGCGTGTACCGGCTGGAACCATCCCATCCGGATCAACTGGGCGATCCCGCGGGCATCCTTGCGATCAGTCTTCACCGTCATTGCAGACAATGCGGCCTTAACATGTCGCGTCTCGAGCAGGACTGCCTCGAGCCCCGCTCCTTTCAAGCCTGCATGCAGCCATTGCGACAGCGGCCCCGCTTCCAGCCCAATTCGCTTTGCTGCAAAGCCAAGCCTCTCGAAAAACTCGACTAAGGCGTCGGGTTCGCTCGCGACCTTCGCTTCCTTCAGGATCTTACCCTGGGCATCCACAACGCACACGCTCGACAGTTCCAATGACACGTCGATTCCGGCATAGTTCTCCACGGCTGTCCTCCGTCTCTAGATGCTTGGGGCCGACTCAAGTCGTGACCCCGTTTCATCATCTATCGGGGGACAGCCACCATCATGACCCCTTGCTCGAAGCAGGGCCCATTACGGCATCTAGTTCTACTTGGTGGGAAACAGGCTCTCCACGATTCGAAAGTCAGAAAGTTATTCGTCACGCAATCGCGCGAGACATCGGCACGACCACGCCGTCCGCAGCGCGCTTGCCATCGCAGAACGCGGCCCAATCAGCCATCATCGTGCGCCGCTTCGACCGCGCCGATATAGGTCTTGATGGACATGGTGCAATCGGGGTTCTTCGAAATCGTGCCTGACGGTGGCGTTGCAGGCAAGTCTAACTAGGGAAAACGAGCCCTCCCTCAATCGGCTCGGTGGTCCCACAACTCGGGGCGGCTGCCCCGGCAGATGATACGTCAGTAGTGGCCGAGACGTCTGATTTGGAAGCGCTGTCACACGCTTACGTAATAGGCCTCACCTCGGTCCCTGCGTGTAACGACCACGCAGGTTGTACCCCGCAGCAGAGGTTGAGCACTCGCCAGATCTTTTGCTAAGCGTTCTGCCGCACGGAAGGCTTGCAGCTCGTCTTCGAATGCTAACCCGCCGGGGTCGTCGACATTCTGCTTGCCTGCCAGATTAAAGTAGAAACGGGCCATTCGTTCGCTTCGTTGCCCCACGGGAATAATGATAGTATTGGGCAATTAAGCAGAAGTTCTCTGATGTAGGGCCTCATGATGCCGAAATTCTGCGAATGATTGGCAAAATGCGAAGCGCTTCCGTGCGTGGGCTTTGGAACGGATTGAGCCCGCACGAATTGCTGCCGACGCCGAGAACGCCTCGTTCTATGGTCCAGAGATGCAGTGCTATTTGTTCTGCTCGGCTGCGCTGGCCGAAACCGCTGCAAAGCGGATGCTGCGTCCTATCGGCTGGCGAAGGCTGTCTGCCAAGACGTCACCACGTTTCATGGCACAGAGCGAGATACGTTATCGATCGGATTCCACGGGGCGCGACAACACGGCCGGACCCAAGCTGATTGAGCAGAAAGACGGCGGATCACAACCATCAAACGCTGCTAAGCGTCATGGTTGCAATGCTAAAGTGCCTCGCCGACCGGCTGGGGGAACAACGTGGTTAAGGCAATTCGTAACACCGTCATGGCACTTACTTTTGTCGGCGTCGCCGGCAGCAACATGTTTTGGAATTTCATGAATGATTATATCGCCTGCGGCCTTGCGCTGGCGGCTTCAGTCACCGCCGGCTTTTGCGTTGAGCGCGTCTTCATCGAGCGGTCCCGTCGCGAGATGATCCGCCTCCACGGCGCGGACTGGCATTCGGCGGAGGACCGACAGCCCGGCGCATGAACGCCACTCCTCGCACGCTCGTCATCTTCATCATTGGATTCTTCGCATTCGATCCCAGGGACCTGCCCTGATGACAAAGCCGTCCCAGCCATTCCGGATCGCTCGCGTCGAGCGGCTAGTGGAGCTGCTTGAGGCAGACTACAGAATGGCAGTTGATCCGAATACCAGTGAGAGCAACACGAAATCGGAGGCGTCCGATCCGGAGGTGCTTGATTGCCAAGTGCTACCCGGTCCTGATCCAGGAGGATGCGAGCAGGCGCCTTCGTTGCGAGCGAACCCTACGGCATGGAGGTCTCGACCAAGGCGGTCGGCACGCCCGAGGAAGCGATAACGATCTGGAACGGCGACCGCCACAAGCTGACCCCGACGTAATCGAGCTACGCAATGACCAAGGGGCCGCGCTTGGCTAGAGCTGGTTTGTGCAGCAGCGCCAGGAGTGGATTCGGAAACCTTGCGCGTGTTCGGCTTCATCAACCGCGAGCACAAAGTCAAAATCTCGACGCCGCAGGGCTCGAGCGACGTGCAGTTGTTTCAGCGCGGCGTTCGGGCGTGATATATTTCAGCACTTCCGCCAAGCGCTACCAGCCGGTGATCGAGTTTGCCTCCGGCATCGAGCCGGTGCAGCTGAGAAGGAGAGACGACCGTCAAGGCGCCGCGTTCGTCGAGAGAGTTGGCCGTCAGGGCGATGTGGACGGACTGCAAGTGATCCTTGGTCTTGGGCATGAGGAGCAGTGATAAGCGCTTCCTCCTTGGGCCACGTGACCTGGTTATCCACGCCGATCTGGAGAGGTGGGAGCCGTTGCGGACGCAGAGTGTTTCCGGCAACACTCCTGCTCGGCTTCCTCGGGGGCGTACTCTGAGGCGTCGCCGTCAAGCAGCGCGAAAAAGCGCGCGGGCAGCTCACACTCCCGAGCCAGCCGGCGAAAGTACTCTTGAGTAAACGACATTTCGCCCAATGCCGGCCCGCCCATCCGGTTGCGGTCAGGATCGAAATCCACTTCGCGCCCCATTGAGAGGAGCGAGACAGCTTCCCTTGGTACAAAATAGGCGCGCCGCTTTTCTCCGTTGCGGTGGTAGACTAGGCCTGCACCAATGGGCCTCACAACTCGCCGGCGCGGCGACGGCATTGCTTGCTGGCGTTGCCGTCGCAAATGCGAGCCACTGCTCTCGCAAGAATGTGCTCGGCACGTCGCGCGTGATCGCTGTCGATGCGAAGGAATATCCACGCGTCGGGCGACGCGCGATACGCCAAGCTCGATGCCGGTCTGAACCCTCAAAGTTCCGGCTATAAAATAGGAGCCTCGCCCCTATGGAGATAGGGGCGAGGCTGCTCCCTGCCCCCGGCGGGAGCCGCGCTGCAAAGAACAGCGCGCTACGGCGCAACGTTCGTTTCCCTCCGGGGCTGGTCGTTCGGTGGGCCGACAGAGACTCACGCGCGTTCCGATTTTCGGTCCTCGGCGGCTCTTACGACGTTGCGCAACGCAATTTCAGAAAGGCGAATAACCAGCTGTTTGAGACGAGCAATCTGTTGCTTGCAGTGCTCCAGTTCGAGCTGTTCGTCCGTCATCACAGATACTTCATGGCGATTTCCGTTGTCGTCATGATTCATATCGAACCTTTTCCGAGCAAGTGAGTACGAACGAAGAGTTTCCCTGTGCTCGCCAACCATTAATAGTCAAATCAGGGCGGCGGCGACAAACACAGCACGGGACGTACGAACGATCCCGTTACTCGCCCGAGCGTGTTGCTTCGGCCACAGATTTGAACGTTATGTACAAAATATCGTCCGCTCGGCTATGACTCTCGTGCTTTACGCAGCGGTCGCATCGCATTCTCCCCCATTAGAAGCTCGGAATCGCGCCCATGCCCCTTTTCCGGATATTGAATGAGACCTATTGCAAAATGCCTCGACACCGGAACTCTACTTTAACGCTGTACTGCGCCGAATTCGCATGCGGGATGCTATCAAGGCCTCTATCGCTTTGGTGCTTCCATCTCGGAGGGGGCGGGCACTTCCAAGCCCGGCGCAGCAGAACCTTGAAAACGTATTGATCAAATCTAGAAACTTATTGGGCGTCAGTTGCGATCGCAAACGCGACCGTCATTAACGAGAGGTGTGTGGGGTGTGCATCGAGATTGTTTGTTCCTGAATAGTGGCGAAGCTCCGCTTGACGATTATTCTCGAGCTTTCGAGCGAGCAGTACCTAATTATTCTAACACTGTGAGCGCGCTCGCCGAGCTGCGCTCGATTGAAACCCGGAGGCGCCATTCAACCCAGCCCAGCGCTTAAGTATTCATTACATTGGCCTCGGATTCTTGCGCTTGCAGCTAGCTTGATCAGTGGGTCGGCATAGTTTGCTGATCTGGAGGCTTGTTTGACATTCGGCAGTTGGCGCGAGTGGCAGCGGGGCAAACGGTCGACTGTCAGGCAACATCGGCAACCGTTCAGACGGGCGCCTTCCTGCCGATAACAGAGACGCAACTGCGCAGCAGGCCGAAACCACAAAAATGGTCGATCGCTTAGCCCTTCTCGCGACGGTACTGATCACTCCATCAAAGCTGGTCTCGATCTGTAAAGACGGAGTGGCAGATTGGGGAAGCACTTGTCGGATCGATGTAGCCAAGCTGAGAAACGTTGTCGCGATTGCGGAAGCTGGCGATAAGAGAAGTTCACTTCCTCGATGAAGTCGACGCTTCGGCGACCAACATGTGCCATCATAAAGCGGATCGCCGGCCGGTTTGACCACCTGCAATCTGCTACGGGCCTGTTCGGCTGCCTATTGCAATTATCGCCTGATCCGGTCGTCCGGCCATGAATGCACGGTGGCGGCGTCTCTGATCCTAAGGAAGCCTAGCGATCTGGTGAAGACGAACCGCCGGGACGCTGTTTCTCGCCCGAGTGCTACTCGCCGGCGAGGAAGCGTCCGGTCCCTGCACGTCGCGCAGCTCTGACAAGATTTCCCCAGCTTCCACGGCAGCAGTTCAACGAGGACGGTTGATCGAGTGTTCCGTCAACCATGCGGGGGTGACGGGTCATGCAGGTAGGCGGAGCCCAAACTCCCTAGCGTGCAGGTTTATGGCCACTGCCGAACTATCCCGAACCGTTCTCCAGGAGATATTGTGAGAGCACACGATGATCCCGATACTCTGCGGGAAATCCTTAGAAGGCCAGCAGGGGGCCTATCCTCGACCGGGCATCCGACCGCGCGGCCGTGTTCGGCGCGATACTCCTCGGGCGAGATGTCGATCGCCAACGCCGAGATCGCCACCTGCACCCGCCTGAGACTAGTAACTGGACGACGAGAGGTTCACCGCGACTTTGCAAAGTGTGCGCGTATTTGTACGTTCCGTACAAAGTTTTGGCGCCACACCAAACGGATTCTCGAATGAGATTCTGCCGGCTTTAACAAATTGCCGGTAAATCCCGAGCGTTAGATCTTAGAAGGGCACGCACCGTGAAAACGCTAGTACACTTTTTACGCGATGAGTCCGGGGCTACTGCCATAGAATATGGGCTGATAGCGGCGGGTATTTCGCTTGCAATCATCGCGGTCGTGAATGGGCTAGGCACTAAACTCAATACGAAATTCGCTTCGATCAGCAGCTCTCTGAAATAATCAAAAGCCGCCTCCCTTGGCGACCTCTTTTCTCCACCGCATGTGCAAGAACAGCTCTAGTCAGAGGCGAGCTAGTTCTCTGAATTCGGCGGAACTTGAGAATTGGTGCGGCGAGGGGGTGAACGGATCGTCTCGATGCTGCTGCTCGGAAATTCTTGTTTTAGCGAAAGACACCTGGATGAGTCTTTTGGTCGTCGGCAGATTTGCCAATCAATCGAAAGTGGTCCTTGAGGCATTTCAGTCCGTGACGGCCTGTTTCTCCCGCTTTGTCTCGGCTCGAGGGTCGATCCGAATTGCGATCTTGTGCTTTTGTCTTGCGATGAGCGCGATCGCAGTGAGCCTCGGAGGGTATTCCGTCCTTGGTATCCGGCACGCAGGCGACCTGGTTGCGCGGACTTTCGATGAGTCCTTGATGTCGATCAACTACGCACGTGCGGCTGGTGCCGATTTTGCCGCGATGCGCGTGGCATCTTCACACGTCACAAGGCAGCCGTCGGCCCGTCCTCGACTAGATGATGAAATCGACAAGCTGGCGAAGACGCTTTCGGAAGATGTCACTATTGCGGCTGAAAGGTCGCAATCAGCGCGAGCTGCGAAGGCAGCCGCAAAAGTTAAAGAAGCTGCAAACGCCTGGGTCGCGATTCATCGCCGTCGCTTTCAAGCTGATGGCACCGGGAATAATGAAGCGAGCGCTCGGGAAATCGATGACGTTGACCAGCTCTCAAACGTCGTAAATCAGCAGATTGAATTGCTGGTGAACTATACGGCCGGGGATGGTTTTCTATTCCGTCAGCGAGCCCTTGCCGCGATCAAACGGGATCTGCAACTGAATGTGGTGGCGCTGACCGTTGCGCTCCTTCTGTCCGGGCTTTTTTCGTGGTTGCTGGCACGGCGGATTATCGGGCCTGTCGCCATTGCGTCGAAAGCGGCAAGTTTGCAGAGCCGCCGCGCGCTCGAACTCGATCTTCGCGAGGCCATGGACAAGGACGAGTTCACTCTGTTCTATCAACCCATTTATGACCTGCGGATGGACCGGATCAGCGGCTTCGAAGCATTATTGCGCTGGCCTCATCCGAAGCGTGGCCTGGTGCCACCCGACCAATTCATTCCCATTGCAGAAGACATCGGTCTCATCACTCCACTGGGTGAGTGGGTTCTCAACCGCGCCTGCGAGCAGGCGGCCGGTTGGCCGAGCGAGCTCAAGATTGCCGTCAATGTCTCGGCGACTCAGATTCGGGATCCAAGATTTGCAGAGGTTATCGCCAACGCGCTTGATGCTTCAACGCTGGCCCCGCACCGGCTCGAATTGGAAATCACGGAGTCTGTTCTCCTTGGAAACAGCGCCGAGACGGTTGCAACACTGCACAAGCTGAAGGCGCAGGGGCTGAGCATCGCCTTAGATGATTTTGGTACTGGATACTCCTCGCTGAGCTATCTGCGCAGCTTCCCCTTTGACAAGCTCAAGATCGATCAGTCATTCGTCCGTGATGCAACAGCGACAAATGGATCTAAATTAATCGTAAGAGCCATTACCAGCCTTGGAAGAAGCCTTGGCATAACAATAACGGCGGAGGGGGTCGAGACGATTGAACAGTTGGATCAAATAAGGGCGGAAGGGTGCAACGAGGCGCAGGGATTCCTATTCAGCCGCCCGGTCCCTGCTACCGAGATCGCATCAACGATCCTGAATCTGAGAGGCGGCCTCGCGAGACGTCATTTAAGCGGTGCGATGACCGGCTAAGACGAACCAGGACTTTCCTGAGTGTTGTTCGGTCCTGAGTTCGCTCTCGCCGTTGGGTTTCAATGCGTTCAGGATCCACATGGTGCGTCGACATGTTAGCAACCGAGCCACAAAGGTTCCGATCGTCGGGCGCGATCATAATCAACGGCGCTATCAGCGCGCCGCAGCTCCTGCCTACGGTTTTGTTGAGCGCTCTGAAATGAAACTCATCGAGGGCTTCCATTATAATGTCACACGGGCCCACTTCATCAATTGTTGGCGCGCCCCAGTCATGGAGGCGCAAGGGTTCTCTGAAGGAGATTTCGATTAATCGCCAGCATCCGATACTTGCTATTAAGGCTTTTTTTCCGGGGTTGCCATATAGGAGCACTATATCGTCGAGGAGCCGATGAGGATCTGGGTCAGCTTAGCTTTGCTCGCGGCCCTTTTTCCGCTGGGCCAACCTTTTGCCTCGGCAGCGGCGGAGACATCAGCGGATGCCACGGCGCGCGCCAGCTATCGTCGGCCGGCGGCGATCCCTTTTCCCGATCGTAATCCCTACACGGTGCCGAAAGCTGCTCTCGGGGAAAGACTCTTCTTCGATGCGCTGCTCTCGAAGTCCCGCACCCGTTCCTGCGCAACGTGCCACAATCCGTCGCTTTCCTGGGGTGATGGCCTCGCGCGTGCGGTCGGCGAGGATCCCAGCGGCCTGCC
Protein-coding regions in this window:
- a CDS encoding recombinase family protein, with protein sequence MMTRPIKKRAVLYARYSSDMQKATSIDGQLLLCRKIAARNDLDVIGAFVDAAKSGLTENARDGYQQLLNGVRNHDFDVVIVEHFDRLSRDPATIQRLKQVFEFNGVELMDQKGVYATATDISIASLYNTIYKPQLADKVRRGHDNAVASGRIPGSYAYGYRPRPGAPGERVIDENEAKIVVRIFTEYVSGRSTRDIAADLTRQGLPSPGATRHKNKAGRTTWNHQCITGGRHGRGIIGNELYIGEIHWNVRSTILNPETQKKQKRRNPDDRHIIVKKPELRIVPQVLWDRAQKVRSGRAIHMFGPTGKPRRRPVIPRNNEHPLAGVLRCGVCNGNMRIAQSSRNGAPRAACANAHQRGTCEHTRSFDMDVLLEDVSSKMELKLLSPKAIEEAMRAWKEERKNDRKKNSEHANLERRLRTLTTEIERLSYAIANSRRKPDELLKRIDECDVERETVKERLRLLGSGSENVIPFDHPKFGDRYHSEAKRLVTALRINPKAIETRVAFRNLIDSIVVHPVRKRMPYEYTPYLNSASLSSMNLFPENRRKTREISAFVYYDNVKSEKSVSS
- a CDS encoding DUF6894 family protein, giving the protein MARFYFNLAGKQNVDDPGGLAFEDELQAFRAAERLAKDLASAQPLLRGTTCVVVTRRDRGEAYYVSV
- a CDS encoding IS110 family transposase codes for the protein MENYAGIDVSLELSSVCVVDAQGKILKEAKVASEPDALVEFFERLGFAAKRIGLEAGPLSQWLHAGLKGAGLEAVLLETRHVKAALSAMTVKTDRKDARGIAQLIRMGWFQPVHAKSVGAQEIRALLIARKQLLGRLIDVELSIRGILRGFGLKVGPVTRRSFEARIRELVAGQATLERIASAMLSARSALKAEYGRLHKAVLAIVRDDAVCRRLMTVPGVGPLVAVTYKSAIDAPHRIVKSKAAGALFGLTPKKYQSGEKDVTGGITLAGDETVRTVLYEAANVLLSRITRFSKLKRWGMDVAKRRGSKRAKVALARKLAVILHRIWIDGTTYRWTDAGPIAA
- a CDS encoding IS3-like element ISBj3 family transposase (programmed frameshift); the encoded protein is MSRRARRQHAPAFKAKVALAAIKGEMTLAQLAEHFDVHPNQITQWKSQLQEAAAEVFGPGGGNRASESAVDVKTLHAKIGELTLENGFFRRRAQQSRPAERKAMIDREHDLPITKQAEVLKISRGSIYYLPRPVSPADLAIMQRLDRLHLEFPFAGSRMLRDLLAAEGCKIGRRHVKTLMRRMGIEALYRRPRTTKPEPGHKIYPYLLRGMEITGPNQVWAMDITYIPMARGFVYLAVVLDWFSRRVLSWRVSITMEAAFCVETLEDALARHGKPDIFNTDQGSQFTGAAFTGMLASHGIAISMDGRGAWRDNVFVERLWRSIKYEEVYLRAYDTVSDARASIGRYLAFYNGRRPHSSLDGGTPDQAYFSPLPFRAAA
- a CDS encoding Flp family type IVb pilin, producing the protein MKTLVHFLRDESGATAIEYGLIAAGISLAIIAVVNGLGTKLNTKFASISSSLK